One candidate division WOR-3 bacterium genomic window, CATCCTTGACCGTCACAAAGACCGTATCGCCAAGCGTACCAAACTTGCGCTTTGACCCGCCGTAGATCTTGATGACCATCGCGACCCGGGCCCCCGAATTGTCTGCAACCACCAACCGGCTGTATTCCTGAATCATACCTTCTTCACCACCCGCCAGCGCTTGAGCCGGGACAAAGGCCGCGTCTCCATCAGGAGTACGCGGTCACCGGGCTCACACTGATCCTGCTCATCGTGCGCGTAAAGCTTGGTCCTGCGTCTCACGTACTTCTTGTATTTCGGGTGCATTTCCAGCCGGTCAACGAGCACCACGACCGTCTTCTGCATCGCTGCGGACTTCACCGTGCCAATAACCGTCCGGCGCTTCCTATCCATCTTTCTTCACCCCGTGTTCTATGGCCGCCCGCTTCTCTCGAAGCACGGTCAGACAGCGGGCGATGTCTCGGCGCAGCATCCGGAGTCGCAGCGGATTGGGCAACTGCTCACTTGCCTTGCGCAAATTGAGCTTGAAGAGTTCGTCGCGTAACTCGGTCAGCCTGCGTTCGAGTTCCTCAGTCCCAAGTTCGCGCAGCTCAGAAGCCCTCATACGTCATCTCCTGCCTGGTTACGAACCGAGTCCGGCACGGCATCTTGCTTGCGGCTAAACGCAGCCCGAGCCGCGCCTCAGCCTTGGTCAGGCCGCCGAGTTCAAACATCACGGTACCGGGCTTGACCACCGCGACCCAGAACTCAGGTGAGCCCTTACCCTTGCCCATCCTGGACTCGGCCGCCTTCTTGGTCACCGGTTTGTCCGGGAAAATCCTTATCCAAAGCTTGCCGGCCCGCTTCAACACCTTGGCTAGGCAGAGCCGGGCCGCCTCAATCTGCCGGGCCGTAATCCACGATGGCTCAAGCGCCATGAGGCCATATTCGCCAAAGTCAACCCGGTTGGCCGCGGTCGCTTTACCGCTGCGCCGGCCTCGCTGGGCTTTACGGTACTTAACACGCTTGGGCATCAGCATGACGTGCACTCCGTCCTAAGCTCTACGCTGCCGGCTCGACACCGCAGTCCGAAGTCGGGCATCATCTCGCACGTCATCGTCATGTCTTCACGGCCGGGGTGATGTCGCCCTTGTAAATCCAAACCTTGACACCAACCGTGCCGGCGATCGTCTTTGCTACATCAACGGCGTAGTCAATATCAGCCTTCAGGGTATGCAACGGTACTCGGCCCTCGCGGTACCACTCGCTGCGGGCAATTTCGCGACCACCGAGCCGGCCGCCGACCATGACCTTGATTCCAAGCGCACCCAGTCTCAGGGCCTGGGTCACGGCCCGCTTCATCGCCCGGCGGTGGGCCACCCGCTGTTCCAATTGTCGGGCCACGCTCTCGGCAACAAGCTTGGCCTCGAGCTCCGGCACCCGCACGACCTCAACCAAAATCTGTACGTCGCCGTGTCCGATGAGCCGCTTCACTTCCTCACGCAATAGCTCAAGGTTCTGCCGCCGTGCGCCGAACACCATGCCTGGCCGGGCGGTATAGACAGTGATTGTCGTCCGGTTCGCCACGCGCCGAATTTCAATGTTAGAGATCATCGCCTCGGACAGCTTGGCCTCGATGTAACGCCTTATCTGGAGGTCTTCATGCAGGAAGTTCCGGTAGTTTTTCCTGTCGAACCAGGCCGACTTCCAGCTCTTGGTAATCCCCAGCCTGAAACCCAACGGGTGCGTCTTCTGGCCCATCGTCTAAACCTTCACTCCCTTCCTCGTCGCCACGCTCACCGTCACGTGCACCGACCGTTTCCGGATAATCGTTGCCATCCCGCGCGGACCGGGTTGCCAGCGTTTCATCACCGGTCCCTGATCGGCCCTGACGTCGGTCACGACCAAGTCCTCTTCCCGTAGCTTCGCCTTACCGGCCATGGAAACAGCGTTGGCAACGGCGGAACGCAAGGTCTTCAGCACCGGTGCTTTTGTCGGCTTGGGCAGATAGATGAGAGTCCGGAGTGCGGTGGGCACATCCTTACCGCGGATGAGCTCACATACCAGCCGGAGCTTCTTAGCTGAACCACGCTGAAACCGGCTGACTGCACGTGCTTCCATAGACTACTCCGCGACCTGCCTGTTCAACTTCAGCATCATCATGTAGTCTGCTCTTCCACTTTCTTTCTCGGCCCAGAGTGAGCGCGAAATATCCTTGTCGGTGCGAACTCGCCCAGCTTGTGTCCGACCATCCGCTCAGTGATATATACCGGTACGAACCGGTTCCCGGCGTGGACAGCCAGGGTGAAACCAACGAACTCGGGCGGAATCACACTGCGCCGGGCGTAGGTCTTGATGGTCCTTTTCTCACCCGACTCGGCCATCTGCCGCACCTTGCGGAAAAGTTTCTCGTCAATGTACGGCCCTTTGCTTATGGAACGTCCCATTACCGCTTTCTCCGCTGTAGAATCAACCGGCTCGATTTCTTCCTGCGGTTGCGAGTCTTGGCACCCTTGGCTGGAAACCCGGACTCCGAGCATGGATGTCGGCCGCCCGACGACTTGCCCTCGCCGCCACCCATCGGATGGTCAATCGGATTCATTGCCACGGCCCTGACCCGTGGCCGCCGGCCCATATGTCGTGCCCGACCCGCACTGCCGATGGAGATATCCTTATGCTCGGC contains:
- the rpsQ gene encoding 30S ribosomal protein S17, giving the protein MDRKRRTVIGTVKSAAMQKTVVVLVDRLEMHPKYKKYVRRRTKLYAHDEQDQCEPGDRVLLMETRPLSRLKRWRVVKKV
- the rpmC gene encoding 50S ribosomal protein L29 produces the protein MRASELRELGTEELERRLTELRDELFKLNLRKASEQLPNPLRLRMLRRDIARCLTVLREKRAAIEHGVKKDG
- the rplP gene encoding 50S ribosomal protein L16, translated to MLMPKRVKYRKAQRGRRSGKATAANRVDFGEYGLMALEPSWITARQIEAARLCLAKVLKRAGKLWIRIFPDKPVTKKAAESRMGKGKGSPEFWVAVVKPGTVMFELGGLTKAEARLGLRLAASKMPCRTRFVTRQEMTYEGF
- the rpsC gene encoding 30S ribosomal protein S3, whose translation is MGQKTHPLGFRLGITKSWKSAWFDRKNYRNFLHEDLQIRRYIEAKLSEAMISNIEIRRVANRTTITVYTARPGMVFGARRQNLELLREEVKRLIGHGDVQILVEVVRVPELEAKLVAESVARQLEQRVAHRRAMKRAVTQALRLGALGIKVMVGGRLGGREIARSEWYREGRVPLHTLKADIDYAVDVAKTIAGTVGVKVWIYKGDITPAVKT
- the rplV gene encoding 50S ribosomal protein L22, which produces MEARAVSRFQRGSAKKLRLVCELIRGKDVPTALRTLIYLPKPTKAPVLKTLRSAVANAVSMAGKAKLREEDLVVTDVRADQGPVMKRWQPGPRGMATIIRKRSVHVTVSVATRKGVKV
- the rpsS gene encoding 30S ribosomal protein S19; this translates as MGRSISKGPYIDEKLFRKVRQMAESGEKRTIKTYARRSVIPPEFVGFTLAVHAGNRFVPVYITERMVGHKLGEFAPTRIFRAHSGPRKKVEEQTT